One window of Branchiostoma lanceolatum isolate klBraLanc5 chromosome 8, klBraLanc5.hap2, whole genome shotgun sequence genomic DNA carries:
- the LOC136440533 gene encoding mucin-4-like yields MARLGKSGNHKVPVTLWIVAMAAALLQVINGQTTEMTPTDATSVTEMLTTVNMKGNNSTEGRVDQTSEESATTEFYSTPNPGTSEETNIQTTQSTRVSTEEEDLVSTEAMVETTRVSEATDPTEETATTTGSSAEEYLLTSRSQINGTAATTEEVTTESDPTERVIVSTATAPPTYPSEATEEAVLTEFAETEPAPTASASPDFTSTGVTSVPSVITESEDEVTSEPITTQSGLNVITNTEAETVSTEGIITQSGPNVVTITGVSVSTEEMTTQSASKEAIDISTSTEGMTTQSGLDMTTTGVSASTEEMTTQSASNEANDTSVSTEVMTTESVPTEVLQTEGALSTEVLTTQSAFNGVINTDDPVSTEDLETQSIPTEVSHTEALSTEVISTRSISNDVISTEDPVPTLDVETQPSPTEVFNTDEAVSTEFITPEAITDMAMMTTDLESLSTDTQVTKEAIPTESWTTKEEAPVELLSTTMGSPTERTSTTKPFLTTESDVLATGTDDLLTEGPRVTIVTQPLQIAGTTFPSVTTAASTHLDVGPTSSPSEGAMSTSGSVKPTDEMVSTELMEEITIAPPTEQPTTMRTPSTERFSSDTVTTLGQVLSTYRTIAMETTQTGTLSEATLEPMTVSPIPDGTGLSTVSTNTVPVDVTEDYSATTEDMDLTDATASTKIDKTVTGQTMELSTMDAIATTDETTDDIATSVTQRSHTLAASQPTSTTLQPGLIPDTTTSPVADVTTEIMSATETLNDFSVPVTAVDHLMTRLSVNTVEPIVSTEALTETSSTDMTLLSFSTVEPIVSTEALTETSSTDMAHLSASTVGPIVSTEALTETSSTDMTLLSVSTVEPIVSTESLTQTSRADMTSASLTTSVFTVSTSTQPDNTTMHTTVNPTKEADIEDCIHDVDICHENATCVNTTSGHACVCRRGFQGDGRNCSDIDECSTQPPVPDSAAMPGEISRHGCSDVCVNTVGSYHCACPEYFTLKGDGKTCEAEESCAVSANPCRPTVHSKCAVANGTYVCSCSPGFHLASNGYRCEDTDECSTGHHNCHASAQCANTYGGFSCTCSDGYIGDGTNCTDVDECTSGTASCDDNASCENTDGSYACTCNENYESTVPESTGFMGQCREVRLFPDGLEGHRLFGNSTTEGMSPLIEIPEGLPMPGGRLCNSAYILENGVIVITTLKASQRSAVRPTYRHPTTDPNAFGETVCGVIAPFWADVIMGENYPSEVRYEVYQQETGRGRVRSSLRVPPSRGLNKNAILRRLSMLIGLEFGTTDMMTYALVVTWKNMTMAGDPARGGIPTNTFQAVLTTDRRKTYALYLYDDRRMQWDPQISQDNLVDGKWPAFMGYIIRGKTGLLTVVEDENSRQKSSMENGQKNCSQPNVYCLDRKSEGRWIYRIDDNNATYVNPRKQCMDWYLVQTDVTDMFGSLPPCPTTAAHAHLDARWKAASDVSSGDRLCFDLNRPLSSSGGNMLCCYQMPEGAFIRNNRERSGTFERRERGSASYQTIDAKARDFCCLDFGSKYCDMYFEKRPMGFTEGYVPPRTSAAAGDPHILTLDRVRYSFNGLGEYLLCHTTLSIASSQSAATFSLQGRTKLVDVEPGKTPRATVFSAIGARSTANSVQVYLDETGEALHIMIDDVNMTYTQYQGGQDTFDDGRLVMTTDSEGNVTSVKVIFDIGVSVEVKAGYQMLTYTAIMPSDLMGNLQGMMGNFNDNTTDEFHWPNGTAVGFSNNTNPSEEQLYGFGESWSLKSVANLRMEDATNLTLFHFYPDGQSAATYGNDSFTPLFFDLGAMFENDTERQRAVQVCGGPDKKECLFDIALTGNEAVGVAAEQGMKSAEISNNVLGNTPPRLNVTSEIRAVVGQEFFLHITVEDDGQVSVSLTGPGEIDGSNTFRWTPEDTENVTIKFLAQDDMGATSMATPDVTVCSCLHGGACEWGVTSQRVAGFAVATCACPLGYTGMFCETDFDGCSIAPCYPGVNCTDSQAPLDAGEKEYTCGTCPTGMVGDGESCSDLDECVLPNDDPKVHACVNSVCHNTAPGYRCECHPGYEMTDDVRTCQDINECATANNCHEHAHCNNTAGGFTCACSEGFTGDGRSCRDVDECAASSGGDCSHLCVNTVGSFYCACTSGYTLGDDAKSCIDTDECVLDIDGCSHACTNTVSSFNCSCPDNFALGSDGKTCQASEPCLNTTCSPSDVAFCAVVSGNETCSCVDGYSLNSNGTLCEDIDECETSENCQGTNVLCRNLPGSYVCACAGGFYAQSLNGSTTCTESKTYAAEIRVTNQVFTAELTDATSTQYKSMKTKAQRTLETLYKSVMGNSFLGVTVDGFKNGSVVVIFTLNLASNTTHNASSSAHALREAIASSGGGELVVDGNSVTVTDIDECTSNVTNLCHANADCTNTDGGYICTCTGGYSDGSEGGSIPGSTCQATSTPSQDRKVGSSAVLITFGVLCTFSIPALCLLLLVKIKKRSSVEPSEDGELNSGNDPE; encoded by the exons ATGGCAAGGCTGGGCAAGTCAGGCAACCACAAGGTGCCTGTCACTTTGTGGATTGTTGCCATGGCCGCCGCGTTGTTACAG GTCATAAACGGCCAAACCACTGAAATGACACCGACTGACGCTACCTCCGTAACGGAGATGCTGACAACTGTCAATATGAAAG GAAACAACTCAACCGAAGGAAGGGTAGATCAAACCTCAGAGGAATCTGCAACCACGGAGTTCTACTCTACTCCAAACCCCGGGACGTCCGaggaaacaaacatacaaaccacGCAATCAACTAGAGTATCAACAGAAGAGGAGGATTTAGTGAGCACGGAGGCCATGGTCGAGACGACGCGCGTTTCGGAGGCTACTGACCCAACTGAAGAAACCGCGACAACGACAGGTAGTTCAGCGGAGGAATATCTGTTGACATCCCGATCTCAAATCAATGGAACAGCAGCCACAACAGAGGAGGTAACAACTGAAAGTGACCCGACGGAGAGGGTAATCGTCTCGACCGCCACCGCACCACCAACCTACCCCTCAGAAGCAACAGAAGAAGCAGTTCTAACTGAGTTCGCAGAGACAGAGCCGGCCCCAACTGCATCAGCCTCACCTGACTTCACGTCAACAGGGGTAACTTCAGTTCCAAGTGTGATCACGGAGTCAGAAGATGAAGTCACCAGTGAGCCCATTACAACGCAATCAGGCCTCAACGTGATCACAAACACCGAGGCCGAAACCGTCTCAACTGAGGGTATAATCACACAGTCAGGTCCTAACGTGGTCACGATCACTGGAGTCTCTGTCTCAACTGAGGAAATGACCACGCAGTCAGCCTCGAAAGAAGCCATTGACATATCGACCTCAACTGAGGGTATGACCACACAGTCAGGTCTAGACATGACTACCACTGGAGTCTCTGCCTCAACTGAGGAAATGACCACACAGTCAGCCTCGAACGAAGCCAATGACACATCCGTCTCAACTGAGGTTATGACAACAGAGTCAGTCCCAACTGAGGTGTTGCAGACAGAAGGAGCTTTGTCAACTGAAGTTCTGACAACACAGTCAGCCTTCAACGGAGTCATTAATACTGACGATCCAGTCTCAACTGAAGACTTGGAAACACAGTCAATCCCAACCGAAGTATCCCACACGGAAGCTTTGTCAACTGAAGTCATAAGCACACGATCAATCTCGAACGACGTTATCAGCACTGAAGACCCAGTCCCAACATTGGATGTGGAGACACAGCCATCCCCAACCGAGGTCTTCAATACTGACGAGGCTGTCTCAACTGAGTTTATAACACCAGAAGCAATCACAGATATGGCCATGATGACTACAGATCTAGAGTCCTTGTCCACAGATACACAGGTAACAAAGGAAGCCATCCCCACTGAGTCCTGGACGACAAAGGAAGAGGCTCCAGTTGAACTCTTGTCGACCACCATGGGATCCCCGACAGAGCGTACTTCTACAACCAAACCATTCCTCACCACGGAATCAGATGTACTCGCTACGGGCACTGATGATCTACTAACAGAAGGTCCACGGGTCACAATCGTCACACAACCACTTCAGATAGCTGGCACAACTTTCCCTTCTGTCACAACAGCAGCTTCTACACATCTAGATGTTGGCCCAACTTCGTCCCCTAGCGAAGGTGCAATGTCAACGTCTGGATCCGTAAAACCGACCGATGAAATGGTTTCAACAGAGCTCATGGAAGAAATCACGATTGCTCCGCCCACAGAGCAACCCACGACAATGAGAACACCATCCACAGAAAGGTTCTCATCTGACACAGTCACAACGTTGGGCCAGGTGCTATCCACGTACAGAACCATTGCCATGGAAACTACGCAGACAGGAACACTGTCCGAAGCAACGCTAGAACCAATGACCGTGTCTCCTATTCCCGATGGCACGGGCCTTTCTACCGTGTCTACAAATACAGTTCCTGTAGACGTCACGGAAGATTACAGCGCAACAACAGAGGACATGGATCTTACAGACGCAACCGCATCGACAAAAATCGACAAAACTGTGACAGGTCAAACTATGGAGCTGTCTACGATGGATGCCATCGCTACTACAGATGAAACGACCGATGACATTGCGACTTCTGTGACGCAACGTTCTCACACACTCGCAGCAAGCCAGCCCACTTCCACGACCCTACAACCAGGACTGATACCAGATACCACAACAAGCCCAGTCGCTGATGTCACGACAGAAATTATGTCGGCTACGGAAACGTTAAATGACTTTTCTGTGCCAGTCACAGCAGTGGACCATCTGATGACCCGCCTCTCTGTAAACACGGTCGAGCCAATTGTATCAACAGAGGCACTAACGGAAACATCCAGTACAGACATGACCCTCCTATCCTTTAGCACGGTCGAGCCAATCGTATCAACAGAAGCACTAACAGAAACGTCAAGTACAGACATGGCCCACCTGTCTGCGAGCACGGTCGGGCCAATCGTATCAACAGAAGCACTAACGGAAACATCAAGTACAGACATGACCCTCCTGTCCGTAAGCACGGTCGAGCCAATCGTATCAACAGAATCACTAACACAAACGTCACGTGCAGATATGACTTCGGCATCCCTTACTACCAGTGTTTTCACTGTCAGTACTTCAACCCAACCTGACAACACAACCATGCATACCACGGTCAATCCAACCAAGGAAGCAG ACATTGAAGACTGCATCCATGACGTCGACATTTGCCACGAGAACGCGACATGTGTCAACACAACATCCGGCCACGCCTGCGTCTGCAGGAGAGGCTTTCAGGGAGATGGTCGAAACTGTTCTG ACATAGATGAGTGCTCCACACAGCCACCTGTACCGGACTCGGCTGCGATGCCTGGAGAGATTTCCCGCCACGGCTGTTCTGATGTTTGTGTGAACACCGTGGGGTCGTACCACTGCGCATGTCCGGAGTATTTCACGCTGAAGGGGGACGGGAAGACGTGCGAAG CTGAAGAATCTTGTGCGGTCAGCGCGAACCCCTGCAGACCAACTGTCCACTCCAAATGTGCAGTCGCCAATGGAACATATGTCTGCAGCTGCTCCCCTGGCTTTCACTTGGCATCTAATGGGTACAGATGCGAAG ACACTGACGAATGTTCCACTGGACACCACAACTGCCATGCATCTGCTCAGTGCGCAAACACCTACGGTGGTTTCTCTTGTACATGCTCAGATGGATACATTGGAGATGGAACCAACTGTACAG ATGTGGATGAGTGCACCTCCGGAACAGCCTCTTGTGATGACAACGCCTCCTGTGAGAACACAGATGGTTCCTACGCCTGCACCTGTAATGAGAACTATGAGAGCACCGTGCCAGAAAGTACCGGATTCATGGGCCAATGCAGAG AGGTTCGCCTGTTCCCGGATGGTCTGGAAGGACACCGGTTGTTCGGTAACTCTACAACAGAGGGGATGTCTCCACTCATCGAAATACCGGAGGGTTTGCCGATGCCTGGGGGGCGATTATGCAACTCTGCCTAC ATCCTGGAGAATGGGGTGATTGTGATAACGACGCTGAAAGCATCTCAGCGTAGCGCTGTGAGACCCACCTACCGACACCCCACTACAGACCCGAACGCGTTCGGAGAAACCGTCTGTGGGGTCATCGCGCCCTTCTGGGCTGACGTCATCATGGGAGAGAACTATCCATCCGAG GTCCGATATGAAGTGTACCAACAAGAAACGGGCCGTGGACGCGTACGGAGCTCGCTGCGAGTACCGCCCAGCAGAGGACTCAACAAAAATGCCATACTTCGTCGGCTGTCTATGCTTATAGG TTTGGAGTTCGGCACAACCGATATGATGACGTACGCTCTTGTGGTGACGTGGAAGAACATGACGATGGCAGGAGATCCTGCCAGGGGCGGCATACCG ACCAACACCTTCCAGGCGGTTCTAACGACTGACCGCAGGAAGACCTATGCCCTGTACTTGTACGACGACCGCAGGATGCAGTGGGACCCCCAGATATCCCAGGACAACCTGGTGGACGGAAAATGGCCGGCATTCATGGGGTACATCATCCGGGGGAAAACCGGACTGTTGACAGTTGTTGAAGACGAGAATTCACG ACAAAAATCGAGCATGGAAAACGGCCAGAAGAACTGCTCACAGCCGAACGTGTACTGCCTGGACAGGAAGTCGGAAGGCCGCTGGATCTATAGAATTGACGACAACAACGCCACCTACGTCAACCCTCGGAAACAGTGTATGGACTGGTACCTG GTACAAACTGACGTCACCGATATGTTTGGGTCACTTCCTCCATGTCCAACCACCGCTGCGCATGCTCACTTGGACGCACGATGGAAGGCAGCCTCTGACGTCAGTTCCGGTGATCGACTTTGCTTTGATCTGAACCGCCCTTTGTCATCATCTG GTGGGAACATGCTGTGCTGTTACCAAATGCCAGAGGGAGCGTTCATTAGAAACAACCGAGAGCGGTCCGGAACGTTCGAAAGGCGTGAAAGG GGATCAGCCTCCTATCAGACCATTGACGCCAAGGCACGAGACTTCTGTTGTCTGGACTTCGGGAGCAAATACTGTGACATGTACTTCGAGAAACGACCGATGGGGTTTACTGAAGGATACGTCCCACCACGGACAT cgGCTGCAGCAGGCGACCCTCATATACTGACCTTAGACCGAGTCAGATATTCATTCAATGGCCTCGGGGAGTACCTTCTCTGCCACACAACGCTCTCTATCGCTTCATCGCAGAGTGCAGCAACTTTTTCCTTGCAGGGCAGAACCAAGCTAGTGGATGTGGAACCGGGAAAAACTCCAAGGGCAACCGTCTTTAG TGCTATCGGCGCTCGTTCGACGGCCAACAGCGTACAGGTGTACCTAGACGAGACGGGAGAAGCACTGCACATCATGATCGATGACGTCAACATGACGTATACCCAATATCAAGGCGGTCAGGACACCTTTGATGACGGGCGACTGGTGATGACCACAG atTCGGAAGGCAACGTCACATCCGTTAAAGTGATATTCGACATCGGAGTATCAGTTGAAGTAAAGGCTGGATACCAAATGTTGACCTACACCGCCATTATGCCCTCTGACCTCATGGGAAACCTACAGGGAATGATGGGAAACTTCAACGACAACACCACGGATGAATTCCACTGGCCAAACGGGACAGCGGTTGGGTTTTCCAATAATACTAACCCTAGTGAAGAGCAACTGTACGGCTTTGGGGAATCAT GGTCTTTGAAGAGCGTAGCAAACCTGAGGATGGAGGACGCCACAAATCTCACCCTCTTCCACTTCTACCCTGACGGCCAATCAGCGGCGACGTACGGCAATGACAGCTTCACCCCTTTGTTCTTTGACCTTGGCGCCATGTTTGAGAACGACACGGAGAGACAGAGGGCGGTGCAGGTGTGCGGCGGGCCGGACAAGAAAGAGTGTCTGTTTGACATCGCGCTGACTGGGAACGAGGCGGTCGGGGTGGCGGCCGAGCAGGGCATGAAGAGTGCGGAGATATCAAACAACGTCCTAG GCAATACTCCTCCAAGACTCAACGTGACGTCAGAAATCAGAGCTGTGGTTGGTCAGGAATTCTTCTTGCACATTACCGTAGAGGATGACGGTCAGGTTTCTGTCTCACTCACTGGCCCTGGTGAAATAGACGGAAGCAACACATTCAG ATGGACTCCTGAAGACACAGAAAACGTCACGATCAAGTTCCTTGCACAAGACGACATGGGCGCGACCTCCATGGCAACGCCTGACGTCACAGTGTGCAGCTGCCTACATGGCGGAGCGTGTGAATGGGGCGTGACGTCACAGCGGGTTGCGGGGTTTGCAGTAGCCACGTGTGCCTGCCCCCTTGGGTACACCGGGATGTTCTGCGAAACTGACTTTGACGGTTGCTCTATCGCCCCCTGCTACCCAG GTGTGAATTGCACGGACTCCCAAGCACCCCTTGACGCAGGTGAGAAGGAGTACACCTGTGGTACCTGTCCGACTGGTATGGTGGGAGACGGAGAGTCTTGTTCAG ATCTCGATGAATGCGTCCTACCAAATGACGATCCGAAAGTACACGCATGCGTGAACTCGGTCTGCCATAACACGGCTCCGGGATACAGGTGTGAGTGTCACCCTGGGTATGAGATGACCGATGACGTACGGACATGCCAAG ACATCAACGAGTGCGCTACTGCGAACAACTGCCACGAGCATGCCCACTGTAACAACACAGCGGGAGGATTCACGTGCGCATGCTCAGAAGGTTTCACAGGCGACGGGCGATCCTGCAGAG ATGTTGATGAATGCGCTGCTTCATCTGGTGGTGACTGTAGTCATCTTTGTGTCAACACTGTCGGGAGCTTCTACTGCGCATGCACGAGTGGATACACTCTTGGTGACGACGCGAAGTCCTGTATCG ATACGGACGAGTGTGTCCTGGATATTGACGGCTGTTCTCATGCCTGTACGAACACCGTGAGTTCCTTTAACTGCAGCTGCCCGGATAATTTCGCTCTAGGCTCGGACGGAAAGACTTGTCAAG CTTCCGAGCCGTGCCTCAACACAACGTGCTCTCCCAGTGACGTAGCCTTCTGCGCGGTGGTCTCTGGGAACGAAACATGTAGTTGTGTCGATGGGTACAGTCTGAATTCAAACGGAACCTTGTGTGAAG ACATCGACGAATGCGAAACTTCCGAGAACTGTCAAGGGACCAACGTCTTGTGTAGGAACTTGCCTGGAAGCTACGTCTGCGCATGTGCAGGCGGATTTTACGCACAGAGTTTGAACGGCTCTACAACATGCACTG aATCCAAGACATATGCGGCTGAAATACGGGTCACAAACCAAGTATTCACCGCTGAACTTACAGACGCAACATCCACTCAATACAAATCAATGAAGACGAAAGCACAAAGAACC TTAGAAACGCTGTATAAGTCAGTGATGGGCAACAGTTTCCTGGGTGTAACCGTCGACGGGTTTAAGAACGGAAGCGTTGTCGTCATCTTCACCTTAAACCTGGCGTCCAACAccacccacaatgcatcatcaTCTGCGCACGCACTAAGAGAGGCCATCGCGTCTTCGGGCGGGGGTGAGCTGGTAGTGGACGGAAATAGCGTCACAGTTACAG ACATAGATGAATGTACCAGTAACGTCACCAACCTGTGCCATGCCAATGCGGACTGTACCAACACGGATGGGGGGTACATCTGTACCTGTACTGGTGGCTACTCGGACGGGTCTGAGGGGGGCAGCATCCCAGGATCCACCTGTCAAG CGACGTCGACCCCGTCCCAGGACAGGAAGGTGGGTAGCTCCGCCGTCCTCATCACGTTTGGGGTGCTGTGCACCTTCAGCATCCCGGCGCTGTGTCTGCTCCTCCTGGTCAAGATCAAAAAG AGATCATCAGTCGAGCCATCGGAAGATGGAGAGTTAAACTCGGGAAACGACCCTGAGTGA